A genome region from Desulfurispora thermophila DSM 16022 includes the following:
- a CDS encoding YlbF family regulator codes for MATIEDALNLCKELGKIIASTEEFKMKKQCEKALLHDEEARKLMEEAQILRQKYQKMQLAGYIMTEEDKKALEQAELKALNNPIARQAAVAHEAFHNMMQQITEQIKKGIKEFDRD; via the coding sequence TTGGCAACAATTGAAGACGCGCTTAATCTCTGCAAGGAACTGGGCAAGATCATTGCGTCCACCGAAGAGTTCAAAATGAAAAAACAGTGTGAAAAGGCTCTGCTGCATGATGAAGAGGCCAGAAAGCTGATGGAAGAAGCACAAATTCTGCGGCAAAAGTATCAGAAAATGCAGCTGGCGGGCTACATTATGACTGAGGAGGATAAAAAGGCTCTGGAGCAAGCCGAATTAAAAGCGCTGAATAATCCCATCGCCCGGCAGGCAGCAGTGGCACACGAAGCGTTTCACAATATGATGCAACAGATTACCGAACAGATCAAAAAAGGGATTAAAGAATTTGACAGGGATTAA
- a CDS encoding hydrogenase iron-sulfur subunit → MAKKVGVYICKGCGIGEALDVDALAKVASKEYKAPVVKTCDVLCAPEGIELIKQDLAGEGVNLVVIAGCSARVNYDHFDFGPEILVERVNLREQVVWTQPPDDEDTQMMAEDYMRMTLAKTKNLELPEPFIGENLSKAILVVGGGLAGMTAALEAANAGHQVILVEKESALGGWLNKVYKIAPLAAPFTELQDPDVEARVQAINDNPRIKVYTGATIASTAGAPGMFDVTINTAGGEVTERVGAIVLATGARPYDPEKLGHLGYGQFADVITQAQLEELVKAEGKVVRPSSKEEAVKVAFIQCAGSRDPEHLPYCSAACCVESIKQALYVKEQNPEAAVYVFYKDIRSSGQYEHFYKQAQMQGVVFVKADVESIEEGEGGKLAVNAQDLMMGAPTLLDEVDVVVLANGMVPSTLVDENLPPEEQTRILNLKYRQGPELPTLKYGFPDSHFICFPYETRRTGIYAAGSVRRPMDMLQAVEDATGAALKAIQCVEMTARGMAVHPRSGDLSFPEFMMSRCTQCKRCTEECPFGAINEDEKANPLPNPTRCRRCGTCMGACPERIISFKNYSVPMIGNMVKAIEVPEEDEEKPRVLIFACENDAIPALDMAGINRLNYSKWVRIIPVRCLGSLNLVWVNDAMSKGIDGVLLLGCKHGDDYQCHFMKGSELAGIRLSKVSETLDRLGLESERVQMEEVSIMDYDKIPGIIERFIEKIEEFGPNPMKGF, encoded by the coding sequence ATGGCTAAGAAAGTTGGCGTATATATTTGTAAAGGCTGCGGTATTGGCGAGGCTCTGGATGTGGACGCCCTGGCCAAAGTTGCCTCCAAGGAATACAAAGCACCGGTTGTCAAGACCTGCGATGTGCTCTGCGCACCGGAGGGCATTGAATTAATCAAACAGGATCTTGCCGGGGAAGGCGTTAACCTGGTGGTTATTGCCGGTTGCTCGGCGCGGGTCAACTATGACCATTTTGACTTCGGTCCGGAAATTCTGGTGGAGCGGGTCAACCTGCGCGAGCAGGTCGTCTGGACCCAGCCGCCCGATGATGAAGATACCCAGATGATGGCCGAAGACTACATGCGCATGACTTTGGCCAAGACCAAGAACCTGGAGTTGCCCGAGCCCTTTATTGGCGAAAACCTGAGCAAAGCCATTTTGGTGGTGGGCGGCGGTCTGGCCGGCATGACAGCGGCGCTGGAAGCGGCCAATGCCGGGCACCAGGTAATCCTGGTGGAAAAAGAAAGCGCTCTGGGCGGCTGGTTGAACAAGGTTTACAAGATCGCACCGCTGGCCGCTCCTTTTACCGAACTGCAGGATCCCGATGTGGAGGCCAGAGTGCAGGCCATTAATGATAACCCGCGGATTAAGGTGTATACCGGTGCCACCATTGCTTCCACTGCAGGCGCCCCCGGTATGTTTGACGTGACCATCAACACGGCCGGCGGTGAGGTAACCGAGCGCGTGGGTGCCATTGTTCTGGCCACCGGGGCCAGGCCCTATGATCCGGAAAAACTGGGTCACCTGGGTTACGGCCAGTTTGCCGACGTGATTACCCAGGCCCAGCTGGAAGAACTGGTCAAAGCGGAAGGAAAAGTGGTGCGCCCCTCCAGCAAGGAAGAGGCTGTAAAGGTCGCTTTCATCCAGTGCGCCGGTTCGCGTGACCCCGAGCACCTGCCTTACTGCTCGGCCGCCTGCTGCGTGGAGTCCATCAAACAGGCCCTGTATGTGAAGGAACAAAACCCCGAGGCCGCGGTCTATGTTTTCTATAAAGATATCCGTTCCTCCGGCCAGTACGAGCACTTCTACAAGCAGGCCCAGATGCAGGGCGTGGTGTTTGTCAAGGCCGATGTGGAATCCATTGAAGAGGGCGAAGGCGGCAAGCTGGCGGTAAACGCCCAGGATCTGATGATGGGTGCGCCCACCTTGCTGGATGAGGTGGATGTGGTGGTGCTGGCCAACGGTATGGTGCCCTCCACACTGGTGGACGAAAACCTGCCGCCCGAGGAGCAAACCCGCATTCTAAACCTGAAATACCGGCAGGGACCGGAGTTGCCCACACTGAAGTACGGCTTCCCGGATTCCCACTTCATCTGCTTCCCGTATGAAACACGCCGGACCGGTATCTATGCTGCGGGTAGTGTGCGCCGGCCCATGGACATGCTGCAGGCGGTGGAGGACGCTACCGGTGCCGCTTTGAAAGCTATTCAGTGCGTGGAAATGACAGCGCGCGGTATGGCGGTGCATCCGCGCTCGGGCGATCTCTCCTTCCCCGAATTCATGATGAGCCGCTGCACACAGTGCAAGCGCTGCACCGAAGAATGTCCGTTTGGTGCCATCAACGAAGACGAAAAAGCCAACCCGCTACCCAACCCGACCCGTTGCCGTCGCTGCGGCACCTGCATGGGCGCCTGTCCGGAGCGGATTATCTCCTTCAAGAACTACTCCGTGCCCATGATTGGCAATATGGTCAAGGCCATCGAGGTGCCGGAGGAGGACGAAGAGAAGCCGCGCGTGCTGATCTTTGCTTGCGAAAACGATGCCATTCCGGCGCTGGATATGGCCGGTATCAACCGGCTCAACTACAGCAAGTGGGTGCGCATTATTCCGGTACGTTGCCTGGGCTCCCTCAACCTGGTTTGGGTCAACGACGCCATGTCCAAGGGTATTGATGGTGTGCTGCTGCTGGGTTGCAAGCACGGCGACGATTACCAGTGCCACTTCATGAAAGGCTCCGAACTGGCCGGCATCCGGCTCTCCAAGGTTTCCGAGACACTGGACCGCCTGGGTCTGGAGTCCGAGCGCGTGCAGATGGAAGAAGTCAGCATTATGGATTATGACAAGATCCCGGGGATTATTGAGAGGTTCATTGAAAAGATTGAAGAGTTCGGTCCCAACCCGATGAAAGGGTTTTAA
- a CDS encoding 4Fe-4S dicluster domain-containing protein → MADNNVSSAPIKYDHNFAQEFFSTENGRLAQKCMQCGMCAVSCATKDLMDHSPRRLFNLVRAGKKDEVLGSNTMWMCTSCCTCKVRCPRGIPLVDVMHDLKNMAIAQNYVSYPQAAFYQAFWQEVLNRGRAFEGGVMARYYLKRGWGEIKKAFEMKDLGMSMLKHGRLPMVPPRKIKGLKELQQIIEKAQALQRKEAK, encoded by the coding sequence ATGGCAGATAACAATGTTTCCTCTGCGCCCATTAAATATGATCACAATTTTGCTCAGGAATTTTTTAGTACCGAAAACGGCAGGCTGGCGCAAAAATGCATGCAGTGTGGCATGTGTGCCGTTTCCTGCGCTACCAAAGACCTGATGGATCACTCGCCGCGCCGCTTGTTCAATTTGGTGCGCGCCGGCAAGAAGGATGAAGTCCTGGGATCCAACACCATGTGGATGTGCACGTCCTGCTGCACCTGCAAGGTGCGTTGCCCGCGCGGTATTCCCCTGGTGGACGTGATGCACGATTTGAAAAACATGGCCATTGCCCAGAATTACGTTTCCTACCCGCAGGCGGCTTTTTATCAGGCTTTCTGGCAGGAAGTTTTAAACCGGGGCCGGGCGTTCGAGGGTGGCGTGATGGCCCGCTATTATCTCAAGCGGGGCTGGGGCGAGATTAAAAAAGCCTTTGAGATGAAAGACCTGGGTATGAGCATGCTCAAGCACGGCCGCCTGCCCATGGTGCCGCCGCGCAAGATCAAGGGCCTGAAAGAACTGCAGCAAATCATTGAAAAAGCCCAGGCCCTGCAGCGGAAGGAGGCCAAATGA
- the sat gene encoding sulfate adenylyltransferase, translating into MSKLVPPHGGKLTPVLVPEEQRAEYLAKAKTLPVIRMTSRETSDLLMIGMGAFSPLTGFMGKEDYQSVVNTKHLANGLAWPIPITLSVTKEQAANLKEGMEVALVDDETDTYVGILTVGDKYEYDKVKECKEVFFTDDQEHPGVQKVMAQGDVNVGGQVVTFSQMGYASKYGAYYATPAQTRALFDEKGWATVAAFQTRNPLHRSHEFLCKIGNEICDGLLIHPIVGKLKPGDIPAEVRLKCYEILLNNYFNKDTAVMRVYPMEMRYAGPSEGILHAIFRQNFGCSHILIGRDHAGVGSYYTPYQAQELFDQFKPGEILCQPIKVTSAFYCNKCESMTTEKTCPHGPEDRLNISGTKLRAMLAAGEMPPANFSRPEVLKVLMEYYQSLNK; encoded by the coding sequence ATGTCCAAGCTGGTACCCCCGCATGGTGGTAAACTGACTCCTGTTCTGGTACCCGAAGAGCAGCGTGCCGAATATCTGGCCAAAGCCAAAACCCTGCCGGTTATTCGCATGACCTCCCGGGAAACCTCCGACCTGCTCATGATCGGCATGGGTGCCTTCAGCCCGCTGACCGGTTTTATGGGCAAAGAAGACTATCAAAGCGTAGTAAACACCAAGCACCTGGCCAATGGCCTGGCCTGGCCCATTCCCATCACTCTGTCCGTGACCAAAGAACAGGCGGCCAACCTGAAGGAAGGCATGGAAGTCGCTCTGGTGGATGATGAGACAGATACATACGTCGGTATCCTCACCGTCGGTGACAAGTATGAATACGACAAGGTTAAAGAATGCAAAGAAGTATTCTTTACCGACGATCAGGAACACCCCGGCGTACAAAAGGTTATGGCACAGGGCGATGTGAACGTGGGTGGTCAGGTGGTTACCTTCAGCCAGATGGGCTACGCCAGCAAGTATGGTGCCTATTATGCTACTCCGGCTCAAACCCGTGCCCTGTTTGATGAAAAAGGCTGGGCTACTGTGGCCGCCTTCCAGACCCGCAACCCGTTGCACCGTTCGCACGAATTCCTGTGCAAAATTGGTAACGAGATCTGCGATGGTCTGCTCATTCACCCCATTGTGGGCAAACTGAAGCCCGGCGATATCCCGGCCGAAGTGCGTCTCAAGTGCTATGAAATCCTGCTCAACAACTATTTCAACAAGGACACTGCTGTAATGCGCGTTTATCCCATGGAAATGCGCTATGCCGGTCCCAGCGAAGGTATTCTGCACGCTATTTTCCGGCAAAACTTTGGCTGCAGCCACATCCTGATCGGTCGCGACCATGCCGGTGTGGGCAGCTACTACACTCCCTATCAGGCTCAGGAACTGTTTGACCAGTTCAAACCGGGCGAGATTCTCTGCCAGCCCATTAAAGTTACTTCCGCCTTCTACTGCAACAAGTGCGAGAGCATGACCACAGAAAAGACCTGCCCGCACGGTCCGGAAGACAGGCTGAACATCAGCGGCACCAAGCTGCGCGCCATGCTGGCCGCCGGTGAAATGCCTCCGGCCAACTTCAGCCGTCCCGAAGTGCTGAAGGTTCTCATGGAATATTATCAGAGCCTGAACAAGTAA
- a CDS encoding CoB--CoM heterodisulfide reductase iron-sulfur subunit A family protein, whose product MGNSSILVVGGGISGLTAAVEAAEVGYDVFLVEKNPYLGGKVAQINQYFPKLCPPNCGLEINFKRIRSNPRIKFFTLAEVESITGQEGDFTVTVKLSPRYINEKCTGCGKCVEVCPAERSNTFNYGLDKTKAVYLPHEFAFPFKYVIDGQACQGASCGKCVEVCPVKAVELDMQPKTMTLQVGSIVWATGWQPYDASKLAYYGFGRYPNVITNVMLERLAAVNGPTRGKIVRPSDGKEITSIAFVQCAGSRDENHLKCCSTVCCMATLKQALYVREQYPDAKITIYYIDIRSRGKHEDFYTKVKETANVNFIKGKAGEIVEDPATGNLVVIAEDQLAQQLTKESYDLVVLATGMQPATAAGQIPAEAGYDEDGFVASALPGIYAAGCVSGPMDVAACVQDATAAALKAIQSVRGQKNG is encoded by the coding sequence ATGGGAAATTCTAGCATTTTAGTCGTCGGCGGGGGCATCAGCGGCCTGACCGCGGCTGTGGAAGCGGCCGAAGTGGGCTATGATGTTTTCCTCGTGGAGAAAAACCCCTATCTGGGCGGCAAAGTGGCGCAAATCAACCAGTATTTCCCCAAGCTCTGTCCTCCCAATTGTGGCCTGGAGATCAATTTTAAGCGTATTAGAAGCAACCCCCGTATTAAATTCTTTACCCTGGCCGAAGTGGAAAGCATTACCGGTCAGGAGGGGGATTTTACCGTTACGGTTAAGTTAAGCCCGCGCTATATCAATGAAAAATGTACGGGTTGCGGCAAGTGCGTGGAGGTCTGCCCGGCGGAAAGAAGCAACACCTTCAACTATGGCCTGGACAAGACCAAAGCCGTGTATCTGCCGCACGAATTTGCCTTCCCCTTCAAGTACGTCATTGATGGTCAGGCCTGCCAGGGTGCATCCTGCGGCAAATGTGTTGAAGTATGCCCGGTCAAGGCTGTGGAACTGGATATGCAGCCCAAAACCATGACCCTGCAGGTGGGTTCCATAGTCTGGGCAACCGGCTGGCAGCCCTATGATGCCAGCAAGCTGGCCTATTACGGTTTTGGCCGCTATCCCAATGTGATCACCAACGTCATGCTGGAGCGCCTGGCGGCAGTTAACGGCCCCACCAGGGGAAAAATTGTGCGTCCGTCCGATGGTAAGGAAATTACCAGCATTGCCTTTGTCCAGTGTGCCGGGTCACGGGATGAAAACCACCTCAAGTGCTGCTCCACCGTCTGCTGCATGGCCACCTTGAAACAGGCCCTGTATGTGCGCGAGCAGTACCCGGATGCAAAAATTACTATTTACTACATTGACATTCGCTCCCGCGGCAAACACGAAGATTTCTACACCAAAGTCAAGGAAACCGCCAATGTGAACTTTATCAAGGGCAAAGCCGGTGAAATTGTGGAGGATCCGGCTACCGGTAACCTGGTGGTCATTGCAGAAGACCAGCTGGCGCAGCAACTGACCAAAGAAAGCTATGATCTGGTCGTGTTGGCCACAGGCATGCAGCCGGCTACAGCGGCAGGGCAGATCCCGGCCGAGGCCGGCTATGATGAAGACGGTTTTGTGGCGAGTGCATTGCCGGGTATTTATGCCGCCGGCTGTGTGAGCGGCCCGATGGATGTGGCGGCCTGCGTGCAGGATGCTACCGCGGCGGCGTTGAAGGCGATTCAATCGGTGAGGGGGCAGAAAAATGGCTAA
- the aprB gene encoding adenylyl-sulfate reductase subunit beta, with protein sequence MPTFVMVEKCDGCKGQDKTACMYACPNDLMVLDKERMKAYNRDPWACWECLCCAKACPQQAMDLRGYADFVPMGASCTPLRGSDSIMWTIKFRNGMVKRFKFPIRTTEEGTAEPSGGYEYAGDINDQTLFTEPASLGTEVWTLKK encoded by the coding sequence ATGCCGACTTTTGTAATGGTGGAAAAATGCGACGGCTGCAAAGGGCAAGACAAAACTGCCTGCATGTACGCCTGCCCCAACGACCTGATGGTGTTGGACAAAGAGAGAATGAAAGCCTACAACCGTGACCCCTGGGCGTGCTGGGAGTGCCTGTGCTGCGCCAAGGCCTGCCCGCAGCAAGCCATGGACCTGCGTGGTTATGCCGACTTCGTTCCCATGGGCGCCAGTTGCACCCCGCTGCGTGGTTCCGACAGCATCATGTGGACCATCAAGTTCCGCAACGGCATGGTCAAGCGCTTCAAGTTCCCCATCCGGACCACTGAAGAAGGCACTGCCGAGCCGAGCGGCGGCTACGAATATGCCGGCGACATCAATGACCAGACCCTGTTCACCGAACCCGCTTCTCTGGGCACCGAAGTTTGGACCCTGAAGAAGTAA
- a CDS encoding CoB--CoM heterodisulfide reductase iron-sulfur subunit B family protein: MKYSLYPGCSMEGTAVPYLKSIEVVAEALGMHLEEIPDWNCCGATIASGVVGDFTQQVVAARNLALAEPKGYDVLVGCSSCYFSLALTNRRFQTDDHFRQMANEALAAGGLRYNGTLRVRQILEVMINDIGLDKIAARVKRPLTGLKVAGYVGCQTVRAVPWEFDDPEDPVFMDKLIEALGATPVKFPMKAKCCGSSQALTATDIVLAAGNDILQCALDNGAQMLVTPCPMCQLNLDAYQGMVNQQFGKNFNLPVLFFTQLMAIAFDLPPAAWALKNMIVSPYEALAPFGINR; this comes from the coding sequence ATGAAATACAGTCTGTATCCCGGCTGCTCCATGGAGGGAACCGCCGTACCCTATCTGAAATCTATCGAAGTTGTCGCTGAAGCCCTGGGTATGCACCTGGAAGAAATTCCGGATTGGAACTGCTGTGGGGCGACCATTGCCTCAGGCGTGGTGGGGGACTTCACCCAGCAGGTGGTAGCCGCGCGCAACCTGGCTCTGGCCGAGCCCAAAGGTTACGATGTGCTGGTGGGCTGCAGCTCCTGTTACTTCAGCCTGGCTCTCACCAACAGGCGCTTCCAGACCGACGATCACTTCCGGCAGATGGCCAACGAAGCACTGGCTGCCGGGGGGTTGCGTTACAACGGGACGCTGCGGGTGCGGCAGATCCTGGAAGTGATGATCAACGACATTGGTCTGGATAAAATCGCGGCGCGGGTGAAAAGACCGCTGACCGGCCTGAAGGTGGCGGGTTATGTGGGTTGCCAGACAGTGCGGGCGGTACCCTGGGAATTTGATGACCCGGAAGACCCGGTGTTTATGGACAAACTGATTGAGGCACTGGGGGCCACGCCGGTGAAGTTCCCCATGAAAGCCAAGTGCTGCGGCAGTTCCCAGGCGCTGACCGCCACCGATATTGTACTGGCTGCCGGCAATGACATTTTGCAGTGCGCTCTGGACAACGGTGCCCAGATGCTGGTTACCCCCTGCCCGATGTGCCAGCTCAACCTGGACGCATACCAGGGCATGGTCAATCAACAGTTTGGCAAGAATTTCAACTTGCCGGTGCTCTTCTTCACCCAGCTCATGGCCATAGCCTTTGACCTGCCGCCTGCCGCCTGGGCGCTGAAAAATATGATTGTTTCTCCTTACGAAGCTCTGGCACCCTTTGGTATAAATAGATAA
- a CDS encoding pyruvate kinase alpha/beta domain-containing protein has translation MYFDHKGPSNTGQTIELAVKRAQELGLSHLVVASCSGETALKCVGRGLNVVCVTHHVGFAGPGVDEMGAEMRHQLKEKGVSVLTTTHLLAGVDRGVRNKFGGVYPAEIMAQTLRMLGQGLKVCLEITVMALDAGLIPYGEDVVAIGGTGSGADTAAVIRPAHASQIFESKIKEIICKPRNF, from the coding sequence ATGTACTTTGACCACAAAGGCCCATCCAATACCGGCCAAACAATTGAGCTGGCCGTAAAAAGGGCGCAGGAACTCGGTCTTTCCCATTTGGTGGTGGCATCTTGCAGCGGCGAAACGGCCTTAAAATGTGTGGGGCGTGGATTGAATGTGGTGTGCGTCACACATCATGTGGGATTCGCCGGGCCCGGTGTGGATGAAATGGGCGCCGAGATGCGCCACCAACTAAAAGAAAAAGGGGTCTCGGTATTGACTACCACCCATTTGCTGGCCGGTGTGGACCGCGGTGTGCGCAACAAGTTCGGTGGCGTTTATCCGGCCGAGATCATGGCCCAGACTCTGCGTATGCTGGGCCAGGGTTTGAAAGTATGTCTGGAAATCACTGTCATGGCTCTGGACGCCGGACTAATACCCTACGGTGAGGATGTGGTGGCCATTGGGGGAACAGGCAGTGGCGCCGACACGGCTGCCGTCATCCGGCCAGCCCACGCCAGCCAAATTTTTGAGAGCAAAATAAAAGAGATTATTTGCAAGCCCCGCAACTTCTAA
- a CDS encoding NifB/NifX family molybdenum-iron cluster-binding protein yields the protein MKVAMPYENGQLNQHFGRSKEFAIIDVQDGNIADKKIVSAANMQHNHEGLAGLLAREKVDVVVLGGIGPMALQALKAQGLKTITGQQGDVEKLALACARGELVSQQVSCGHDHHHHHQHQHGGCGHTHGHGCGHHH from the coding sequence GTGAAGGTAGCTATGCCCTATGAAAATGGCCAGCTAAACCAGCATTTCGGTCGTAGTAAGGAGTTTGCCATTATTGATGTGCAAGACGGTAATATCGCCGACAAAAAAATCGTTTCTGCCGCCAATATGCAGCACAATCACGAGGGCCTGGCCGGTCTGCTGGCCCGGGAAAAAGTGGACGTGGTTGTTTTGGGTGGGATTGGTCCCATGGCATTGCAGGCACTTAAGGCGCAGGGGCTCAAGACCATTACGGGGCAGCAGGGAGATGTGGAAAAATTGGCTCTGGCTTGCGCCCGTGGGGAACTGGTGTCACAGCAGGTAAGTTGCGGGCATGACCACCACCATCACCACCAGCACCAGCATGGCGGTTGCGGTCATACGCACGGTCATGGTTGTGGTCATCATCATTAA
- the aprA gene encoding adenylyl-sulfate reductase subunit alpha yields MPMNFETVEVTTDLLIVGGGMAACGAAVEAAYWAKKYNLKVTLVDKASLVRSGAVGMGLSAINQYIGLAKGKNTVEDYIRYVRNDLMGVARDDLVANIARHVDSTVHLFEKWGLPIWKDENGEYVNEGRWQIMIHGESYKVIVAEAAKNALGMDNIYERVFVIEPLLDGDRIAGAVGFSVRENKFYVFKAKAVLAAMGGCVGVFKPRSTGEGLGRSWYPPFSTGSSAYFTIRAGAEMTCQEVRFIPVRFKDAYGPVGAWFLLFKSRATNAFGEEYMVTRRDELANWGKYGAVKPIPANLRNYLGMLDVFEGKGPLFMRTEEAIANLAKKYEDDEKAFKKKMKELEAEAWEDFLDMTISQALLWAATNVEPEKKPSEIAAAEPYFIGSHSGASGAWVSGPEDLAPAEYFWGYANMTTVKGLFAAGDASGASSHKFSSGSHAEGRIAAKAAIKFILENNTQPNVDMAKVEELKARTYKPLEIFEQHKDFTTDPEVNPNYILPRMYMFRLQKIMDEYMGGVSANFTTNQAMIDRAKELLGYLKEDSEKLAARNLHELMRVWENIHRTWQAEAHILAVDFRKETRWPGYYFRSDYPKLDEENWLCFVNMKWDPNTGEWSVFKKPVITLID; encoded by the coding sequence ATGCCGATGAACTTTGAAACTGTAGAAGTAACCACTGATCTTTTGATCGTGGGCGGCGGCATGGCTGCTTGCGGCGCGGCTGTGGAAGCTGCATACTGGGCCAAGAAGTACAACCTGAAGGTCACCCTGGTGGACAAGGCTTCTCTGGTTCGTTCCGGTGCTGTGGGCATGGGCCTTTCCGCCATCAACCAGTATATCGGCCTGGCCAAGGGCAAGAACACTGTGGAAGACTACATCCGCTATGTCAGAAACGACCTGATGGGCGTTGCCCGTGACGACCTCGTGGCCAACATTGCCCGCCACGTGGACAGTACTGTGCACTTGTTTGAAAAATGGGGTCTGCCCATTTGGAAAGATGAAAACGGCGAGTATGTGAACGAAGGCCGCTGGCAGATCATGATCCACGGCGAATCCTACAAAGTGATCGTGGCCGAAGCTGCCAAGAACGCTCTGGGTATGGACAACATCTATGAGCGCGTGTTTGTGATCGAGCCGCTGCTGGATGGCGACCGCATTGCCGGTGCTGTTGGCTTCAGCGTGCGCGAGAACAAGTTCTATGTGTTCAAGGCCAAAGCCGTGCTGGCCGCCATGGGCGGTTGCGTAGGCGTATTCAAGCCGCGCTCCACTGGTGAAGGTCTGGGCCGTTCCTGGTATCCGCCGTTCAGCACCGGTTCCTCCGCTTACTTCACCATCCGTGCCGGTGCCGAAATGACCTGTCAGGAAGTGCGTTTCATCCCGGTCCGTTTCAAGGATGCCTATGGCCCGGTAGGTGCCTGGTTCCTGCTCTTCAAGTCCCGTGCCACCAACGCTTTCGGCGAAGAGTACATGGTTACCCGCCGCGACGAGTTGGCCAACTGGGGCAAATACGGTGCTGTGAAGCCCATCCCGGCCAACCTGCGTAACTACCTGGGCATGCTGGATGTCTTTGAAGGCAAAGGCCCGCTGTTCATGAGAACCGAAGAGGCCATCGCCAACCTGGCCAAGAAATACGAAGATGACGAGAAGGCCTTCAAGAAGAAAATGAAGGAACTGGAAGCCGAAGCTTGGGAAGACTTCCTCGACATGACCATTTCCCAGGCTCTACTGTGGGCTGCCACCAACGTTGAGCCCGAGAAGAAGCCTTCCGAAATCGCCGCCGCCGAGCCCTACTTCATCGGTTCGCACTCCGGTGCTTCCGGCGCCTGGGTGTCCGGTCCGGAAGATCTGGCTCCCGCCGAGTACTTCTGGGGCTATGCCAACATGACCACTGTCAAGGGCCTGTTTGCCGCCGGCGACGCTTCCGGTGCTTCCAGCCACAAGTTCTCCTCCGGTTCACACGCTGAAGGCAGGATTGCCGCCAAGGCTGCCATCAAGTTCATCCTGGAAAACAACACCCAGCCCAATGTGGACATGGCCAAGGTGGAAGAGCTCAAGGCTCGTACCTACAAGCCGCTGGAGATCTTCGAACAGCACAAAGACTTCACCACCGATCCCGAAGTCAACCCGAACTACATCCTGCCGCGGATGTACATGTTCCGCCTGCAGAAGATCATGGACGAGTACATGGGTGGCGTGTCCGCTAACTTCACCACCAACCAGGCCATGATCGACCGGGCCAAGGAACTGCTGGGCTACCTGAAGGAAGACTCCGAAAAACTGGCTGCCCGCAACCTGCACGAACTGATGAGAGTGTGGGAAAACATCCACCGTACCTGGCAGGCCGAAGCTCACATCCTGGCCGTGGACTTCCGCAAGGAAACCCGTTGGCCCGGCTACTACTTCCGTTCCGACTATCCGAAACTGGACGAAGAGAACTGGCTCTGCTTCGTCAACATGAAGTGGGATCCCAATACCGGCGAATGGTCGGTATTCAAGAAGCCCGTCATCACTCTGATCGACTAA
- a CDS encoding YkgJ family cysteine cluster protein, with protein MLALDKLYPQLSYAEKHGLFAELQQTYDRFPATLCRQCARCCTVPPPAYVIEYLYMFDYLRKNLTHLLPDIVERAVKYFYLELLDINVVCPFVDPQSKLCLVYPVRPLTCRAYGLTRAKVGDAEREKELTKLAEHYREKHGIELPDEVLGFRLPECKQVKVLGAERITPELQAVLLAEVASLESRLFGLDYALVESGTTFEPLARHLALTVLPRGAVERRIKVMKEYLAGQGDSVTLREIIGKARQFSL; from the coding sequence TTGTTAGCGCTGGATAAATTATACCCGCAACTCAGCTATGCTGAAAAGCACGGTTTGTTTGCCGAGTTGCAGCAAACTTATGACCGTTTTCCCGCCACTTTGTGCCGTCAATGCGCCAGGTGCTGCACTGTACCTCCGCCGGCTTATGTGATTGAATATCTGTATATGTTTGATTACCTGCGTAAGAACCTGACGCATCTTTTGCCCGATATAGTGGAGCGGGCGGTAAAATATTTTTACCTGGAACTTTTGGATATAAATGTGGTCTGCCCCTTTGTTGACCCCCAAAGCAAGCTCTGTCTGGTGTATCCTGTAAGACCGCTAACCTGCCGGGCATACGGGTTGACCAGAGCTAAAGTGGGTGATGCCGAGCGGGAAAAGGAGCTGACAAAACTGGCCGAGCATTACAGGGAAAAACATGGCATTGAACTGCCGGATGAGGTGCTGGGGTTCCGTTTGCCGGAATGCAAGCAGGTGAAGGTGCTCGGTGCGGAGAGAATCACTCCCGAGTTGCAGGCTGTATTGCTGGCCGAAGTGGCATCGCTGGAGAGCAGGTTGTTTGGTCTGGACTATGCACTGGTGGAGAGCGGCACAACTTTTGAACCGCTGGCCCGCCACCTGGCCTTGACTGTGCTCCCGAGAGGGGCGGTGGAGCGGCGAATTAAAGTGATGAAAGAATACCTGGCCGGCCAGGGAGATAGCGTAACCTTGCGCGAAATCATTGGTAAGGCCAGACAGTTTAGTCTGTAA